The proteins below are encoded in one region of Oncorhynchus gorbuscha isolate QuinsamMale2020 ecotype Even-year linkage group LG01, OgorEven_v1.0, whole genome shotgun sequence:
- the LOC123991425 gene encoding trace amine-associated receptor 13c-like yields the protein MKIRETPERVEFLSQLHTLTNLLILSLAASDLLVGLIVIPITTVAVMEPCWGFGEYFCVFYFYIACLCTSLSLGNLVLISIDRYVAVCDPLLYHSKITIARMMCCISITWWCCIIYDVAIVEHFVNVQVPSRCLNECFIVEGVTWVNIIDLLFSMVVPCSIILSLYMKIFVVARSQSRKMFSKEAACVSGGKTVQANKSERKAAKTLSIVVFNYFICWIPFLFTNMFSFPSDNLSFIISFLPLVNSLINPIIYAFFYPWFKVTAKHILTLKLRRS from the exons atgaagatcag aGAGACTCCGGAGAGGGTGGAGTTTCTGTCA CAGCTTCACACTCTAACCAACCTGctcatcctctctctggctgCGTCAGATCTCCTGGTGGGACTGATTGTGATACCAATAACAACAGTAGCAGTAATGGAACCATGCTGGGGTTTTGGggaatatttctgtgtgttttatTTCTACATTGCTTGTTTATGTACTTCTTTATCTCTGGGCAATTTGGTCTTGATATCTATTGACCGCTATGTTGCTGTGTGTGATCCCTTATTGTACCActctaaaataacaatagcaagaatGATGTGTTGTATATCCATTACCTGGTGGTGTTGTATCATATACGATGTTGCTATTGTAGAACACTTTGTAAATGTACAGGTACCCAGTaggtgtttgaatgaatgttttatTGTTGAAGGAGTAACCTGGGTTAATATCATTGACCTTTTATTTTCAATGGTTGTCCCGTGTTCTATTATTCTATCACTTTATATGAAAATCTTTGTGGTGGCCAGATCACAGTCCAGAAAGATGTTTTCAAAAGAGGCTGCCTGTGTGTCTGGTGGTAAAACTGTACAGGCAAATAAGTCTGAGAGAAAAGCAGCAAAAACTCTTTCTATTGTTGTTTTCAACTATTTCATTTGTTGGATTCCATTTTTGTTCACAAATATGTTTTCTTTTCCAAGTGACAATTTATCATTTATCATCAGCTTTCTGCCACTTGTTAATTCCTTAATTAATCCAATCATTTATGCTTTCTTTTATCCTTGGTTCAAAGTGACAGCTAAACATATTTTAACTCTGAAGTTAAGGCGTTCTTAG